The window AGACCCCAATTCCTTTCACTAACTGAGTTTATAAATCTTAACTGTAATTACAACTGTAAAAGGTGTCATGCACAAAGCATGCGCACGATCACTCGGAGTTCCCACTTGCAGCCCACAAAGGATACTCTACAAAACAAAATCCACAAGCAGTCTTCTTGATTTTATCGAGACCCATGACAATTCGTTTCACGTCGCCACTTTTGGAAAACAGCTCATAGACTTGCTCTTCTGTTGTGTAAAACGACAAGTTCCCCACATAGAGAGTGCAGCTCTGCTTCAGTAGTTTCTCCTGCTCGTAGCGGTTACcctgaaaaacacaattttcagtTGGTCATAACGAGTGTCATTGGCGGCTGGTTGATTTCTACTGCGGTACAAAAATCAGAAAAGGGCAACATGTACATGGAAATTAAAGCTTACGGGCAACACAAAGAATTCCCTCACGCACTTCTTCACAAATCTACGGCAGGGCACGCGAGACACTCGGTATTACATAGCTGGTATGGCAGAAAACCCTGGAACCCGAGCAAAATCcactgggacgcctggagaaCGTGCTAACTCCATACTGCGATCAGGCTAGGAACTGAATGCAAAGGTTTTGtgttatttggtacactgtattaatccctgtgggatttttttttctcgaaTGACCTTTAGAGCTAGAAGTTCTGACTATATTCCGAGTCGGCGCTGAATGCTTTGGACACGTGCTGCGGAGTTTTCTTCCACTTTACCAAATGGCTTTCGTCTAAGACTTACAGTTCTGTAGTCATGCTGTACGCTTCGGACTACGTATTTTACTTGGAATAATTACAGTGCATCACGTAGAAGCGTCATTATTCACATCAAATAGTTCCTTGTCTTGTACCTTTCGTTGGAAACACAAATGTTAAACACCGCCGTATCTATTCAATCAAACAAGCCTGACGTGGACATCCATTTAGATATTCCTTAAACGCCCGCAGCCTCTTCACAGACGGATAAACAAAAGGGTAAAGGGAACCTCAATGTCTTGAATTTGCTTTGCTAAGATAAAGTTTTTCTCAAATACACAGACATTAAGCCGAGTAAGTCCAGCAGTGTCGCTAGTCACCCATATAACTAGGTGCTCGGCATCGCACTGCAGGGAAGTGTAACGTTGAATTATTTGGGGACAACTTACCTTAAAATGTTGGTCTCTGTATTGACTGATATCAATGTAAGAGTCACTGTGTAAAGCATTTAAATTAGCCGCCATTACCAAAAAATATTACACTTTACTACAGAAACGCCAACTACCGCCGCCACACTGGCAAAATATCGCAGCACACCAGGTACACTGAGCGGAAGTGCGTCACCAAAGGAAAAGACGCGCCTCATGTGAAACGTCGAGGAATCAACCAATCGCAGTCCACGGTCTTGTACAGCCGCTAGCGTATGCGTTTACGTCCAAATCTAATGTAATCGAGCGCcgaatgcttttttaaaattctcgGTTGGTCTTTTTAATATCTCTTTAATGTTAAACCGAATTCTTGAATGTGAAGtgttaaaatataacacaaacacacatatattatatatatgcttTTCACTATTTACTTTACGACCTTTTATTATGACCTTTCAAAGGATGCTGGGTCAATGCTTGATTTCATCGATCGCAGTGTGGCGCCCGGCTCTCCTTCACAGTTGTTTTAAGCCGTACCGCGCATGTCCAAGTGTTTGCTTGTCAtaatttgtttgtgctttgactCAACACAACAGTTGGTGACATGGTGCTGTGGCGAATGCTTGCCACTTTGTTGAACAACCAGCAAGTAATCGAGAAACTCTCGGAGTCTCGTCCGATCCGAAGGGCAGCGCAGATCACGGCCTTCGCCATCACTAAAGCACAGATCACCGGTAAGGATGCCGCCGAGAAGCTGCTCAGGTCGGAGACACTTAGACAGATCAAAAAAGAAACCGCCGACAAGATGCCACATGATGCCGGTGAGCTAAGCAGGAGGCTGGGGAGAGTGCGGACAACCTTTCTTCGAGAAATGAAGGACGGGATGAGAGACGTTTCCcgtcaaattaaaaacaaaggcaAATAAACGGACGCAGCGAGCGCCGAGCACCATATACCTGACAAGAACACTCAGGATTGTGTAGGACCGACCGAATATGAGTTCATGAAGAAAGCTGGGACTTTGAGGCGGGTGGGGGTCCGCCTCGATTGACTTTATCATGGAGGACCCGATTGTTTTACACTTATGTATACGAATTAAAGAGATTCTATTCAGCTACAGGAGCTGTTTCATTCTTGAGCAAAGatgtgcaataaaaataaaattctacttgGGTTATGTATCGTTCAAGACATGTCTTTATTCTTACGTGGTGGTTACTACTGAATTAGCGCCGAAAGCCTTGTGAGACATCCACCCTTTAGGAAATGAAAAGAAGGAGCGCCTCAAAAATGTTAACTCGGCCTGACGAAGGGGCTGCCACCCTTCAGAGGTTTGTACTGCTCCGGACTAGAGCTTTGATGAATACTCCAAAAATGGACAGCTCTGATTAGATTCTGCCCAAAACAGAGCAGTCGGGATGTGCCCCTGGAACTAAGTGAAGGGTGGGCATTTGAGCCACTGGTCCAAGCCTTGAGCAGTGCTCACGACATCGCTGTTTTACTCTGATGATGCTTTctgtttggtctttttttttttgtaaagatgcACTTTGTTCTGATGTTTGAGGCTTTGGCGATACTGAACATCTAAGCATGTATGGCTGTGATTTACCACCACTGCTGTTTCTTT of the Erpetoichthys calabaricus chromosome 2, fErpCal1.3, whole genome shotgun sequence genome contains:
- the ncbp2 gene encoding nuclear cap-binding protein subunit 2; protein product: MAANLNALHSDSYIDISQYRDQHFKGNRYEQEKLLKQSCTLYVGNLSFYTTEEQVYELFSKSGDVKRIVMGLDKIKKTACGFCFVEYYTRGDSENAMRFINGTRLDDRIIRTDWDAGFKEGRQYGRGKSGGQVRDEYRQDYDPARGGYGKLAHLQRVADGRQKY